Proteins encoded in a region of the Megalops cyprinoides isolate fMegCyp1 chromosome 3, fMegCyp1.pri, whole genome shotgun sequence genome:
- the or101-1 gene encoding olfactory receptor 6N1, whose translation MNTSQPVSEFIIVGLSEFRDKHAIMFVVFLLAYMTILGGNLMIIYLVRTDSKLNSPMYFFLHNLSFVDIVYTSVTIPNMLSGFLTEIKTISTSGCFLQMYWFISMAVTGRALLTVMAFDRYVAICNPLRYTAIMTRKVRVLLIVGAWGFGMACTLPSISMTSMLPFCGPNRVQHCFCDPSSVMRLACTDIGLNSRVSLAIAVFALLTTLTLILSSYVVIGVSIVRMGSSESRRKAFGTCAAHLTVVSISYVSASFVYISYRVGNFSSDVRIIVAVLYSALTPLLNPMIYSLRNKELRDAVRRVLCRRRAVSPQGKKTVTALS comes from the coding sequence ATGAACACATCTCAGCCTGTCTCAGAGTTTATAATTGTGGGACTGTCAGAGTTCAGGGACAAGCATGCGatcatgtttgttgtttttctgctggCCTACATGACCATTTTGGGGGGGAATCTCATGATCATATACCTGGTGAGGACAGACTCCAAGTTGAACTCTCCCATGTACTTCTTTCTCCACAACCTGTCCTTCGTGGACATCGTGTACACGTCAGTGACCATCCCCAACATGCTGTCGGGCTTCCTGACAGAGATCAAAACCATCTCTACGTCGGGCTGCTTCCTGCAGATGTACTGGTTCATCTCCATGGCGGTGACAGGGAGGGCCCTGCTGACTGTGATGGCGTTCGACCGTTACGTGGCCATCTGCAACCCACTGCGATACACGGCCATCATGACCAGGAAAGTGCGAGTGCTCCTCATTGTTGGTGCCTGGGGCTTTGGGATGGCCTGTACCCTGCCCTCCATCTCCATGACCAGCATGCTGCCCTTCTGTGGGCCCAATCGTGTGCAGCACTGCTTCTGTGACCCCTCCTCTGTGATGAGGCTGGCCTGCACTGACATAGGCCTGAATAGTAGGGTGTCACTGGCGATTGCCGTCTTCGCCCTCCTGACCACGCTCACGCTGATCCTGTCCTCCTATGTCGTCATCGGTGTCTCCATCGTCAGGATGGGCTCCTCGGAGAGCAGGCGCAAGGCGTTCGGCACCTGCGCGGCCCACCTCACTGTGGTCTCCATATCCTACGTCTCTGCCTCTTTCGTCTACATCTCCTACCGGGTGGGGAATTTCTCCTCAGACGTGCGCATCATTGTGGCTGTGCTCTACTCGGCCCTGACCCCACTGCTGAACCCCATGATCTACAGCCTGCGCAACAAGGAGCTAAGAGACGCTGTACGGAGAGTATTGTGTAGGCGAAGGGCTGTCTCacctcagggaaaaaaaacagtaactgcTTTAAGTTGA
- the LOC118775729 gene encoding olfactory receptor 5AN1-like gives MNTSQPVSEFIIVGLSEFRDKHVIMFVVFLLAYMTILGGNLMIIYLVRTDSKLNSPMYFFLHNLSFVDIVYTSVTIPNMLSGFLTEIKTISTSGCFLQMYWFISMAVTGRALLTVMAFDRYVAICNPLRYTAIMTRKVRVLLIFGAWGFGMLCTLPTISMTSMLPFCGPKHVQHCFCDPSSVMKLACDDISFISRLSLSSAVFALLTTLTLILSSYVVIGVSIVRMGSSESRRKAFTTCAAHLTVVSISYVSASFVYISYRVGNFSSDVRIIVAVLYSALTPLLNPMIYSLRNKELRDAVRRVLCRRRAVSPQAKKIITTLS, from the coding sequence ATGAACACATCTCAGCCTGTCTCAGAGTTTATAATTGTGGGACTGTCAGAGTTCAGGGACAAGCATGTGatcatgtttgttgtttttctgctggCCTACATGACCATTTTGGGGGGGAATCTCATGATCATATACCTGGTGAGGACAGACTCCAAGCTGAACTCTCCCATGTACTTCTTTCTCCACAACCTGTCCTTCGTGGACATCGTGTACACGTCAGTGACCATCCCCAACATGCTGTCGGGCTTCCTGACAGAGATCAAAACCATCTCTACGTCGGGCTGCTTCCTGCAGATGTACTGGTTCATCTCCATGGCGGTGACAGGGAGGGCCCTGCTGACTGTGATGGCGTTCGACCGTTACGTGGCCATCTGCAACCCACTGCGATACACGGCCATCATGACCAGGAAAGTGCGCGTGCTCCTCATCTTTGGTGCCTGGGGCTTTGGAATGCTCTGCACCCTCCCCACCATCTCCATGACCAGCATGCTGCCCTTCTGTGGGCCCAAACATGTGCAGCATTGCTTCTGTGACCCCTCCTCTGTGATGAAGCTGGCTTGTGATGACATAAGTTTTATTAGCAGGCTGTCCTTGTCTAGTGCAGTCTTCGCCCTCCTGACCACGCTCACGCTGATCCTGTCCTCCTACGTGGTTATCGGTGTCTCCATCGTCAGGATGGGCTCCTCGGAGAGCAGGCGCAAGGCCTTCACCACCTGCGCGGCCCACCTCACCGTGGTCTCCATATCCTACGTCTCTGCCTCTTTCGTCTACATCTCCTACCGGGTAGGGAATTTCTCCTCAGACGTGCGCATCATTGTGGCTGTGCTCTACTCGGCCCTGACCCCACTGCTGAACCCCATGATCTACAGCCTGCGCAACAAGGAGCTGAGAGACGCTGTACGGAGAGTATTGTGCAGGCGAAGGGCTGTCTCACCTCAGGCAAAAAAGATAATAACTACTTTAAGTTGA